One genomic segment of Halalkalicoccus jeotgali B3 includes these proteins:
- a CDS encoding beta-galactosidase small subunit-related protein, with translation MSRIDNSLEDESIEHRISTSRRRFLQATGMATLATGGAVGTAVGVHESSSTIPPGTIDERTLSSYIDDPAVFEENHASPHVTTTVPFESVDQAIDADSPYERLETRFGQSPYFQLLDGDWRFKRYENHAAVPDSHDAIDWDEIAVPSSWQTQGFGQRLYINSDLTWNHYDPPSDANPVEEVPLENNPVGVYRRSFDVPADWDGRQTFLHFAGVKQAYFVWIDGQYVGYHQGSMTPGEFDVTEYVTPGGTHTVTLQVYRFSDGEAIETQDMFRYSGIFRSVSLYSTPAVHVRDFFVRTDLDDDYEDATLRVDAELTNNGEEICEYELRGHLYAPDSDQPRRGPPKETPGRGPPDDRSGHNRSNDFPGRGPPAGDAGRSPSKASGHSSPKNGSVGREVATLSGLATVDAEGAHVSLETEVSDPEKWSAEDPTLYTLVLELVPLDKPDSKDDPCEVLLEKVGFRAYESERGELSSTWHVNGEAMNIRGVNRHETDPDYGRYVPIETLRTDFEVMKRFNVNSVRTSHYPNDPTFYRLADEYGIYVQDEINVETHWWEQMAANVDVFDEQMLTRWRRMVQRDKNHASVFVYSTGNEAGTGPPHLAMAAYNLGEENADRIPDTFEAYHLSGADDADRVGEELDLEPRGVDTTRQLYHQPNGGGWTIDYSDMLGPRYPMPDGMVSEGDGSGLGDGLRPVMMGEYNHAMGNSLGLIHEMWSEYIQPPVRQARDGAGENDGVLIGNPEVTGDGQIVFQGDDHIEVLGIEGIASSESGFTVEIVVREITDGTPLVVADGYALAVSDDGIEFSVGDASVSASAPDGDGWHTLVGVYTGDELQLYVNDEQVGTEGHSGEDLEASSDLWIAGDPNTDNDTGVTLDSVALYDVVPDGDEYSSPGDATLSYDFAELARDKSLQGGWIWDWVNQDLNDETEDGEPFQFYHLEGPDGAFCLNGTLWSDRTPQPEMWELKKSHQPVGFAARAVENGEIYITNYFGFTDLDELDVTWELTADDETVESGELDLDVPPGETCSVTVPFEEPDLEAGVEYWLDVSACLTEATDYADAGHEVAFEQVAVPFDVPDPETESIEDMPALSVSESDETITVGGESFEYAFDTELGTLASMEYNGTELLDRGPLLNAWRAPIMNELQDWGGAQAPDWYDAGLNDLNYVVESIDVDQPEDALARVAVEGFAEGTAEDEGLVTPDSSSTEADGVLRGSPEIVEGVSGSAVALDGEDDYIEVGTPDALDFTEPGFTLEVTFQGIDDAEHGPLVAKGDYQYALKTAGGDAFEFFVYDGNWVSMQAPIPDEAREGWHTLTSVCADDEFRLYLDGERLAAESHSIGNIDSSGAPVRIGQNADQDRYTETTIDSVAVYDTALNDEELATEFDEPPENAVLWYDLDEFEEAEDEGYGPGFATRYTYTVFGTGEIVLNVESDPNDRLQSAISGWLPKVGVQLELPESFGEFEWYGRGPQETMPDRKWGVRVGRYSGSVADQYVPYLPPQDNGNKAETRWAAVSNDDGVGIAASAHPEMHVSLEQYANLDEANHQYELEERGSIGFNLDHAVTGVGGTPTTPLPEYQVQPETMAFTVSLRPFANEDPMELAKRRLPKPNRE, from the coding sequence ATGAGTAGAATAGATAATTCATTAGAGGATGAGTCGATAGAACACCGAATTTCAACCTCCCGACGACGCTTCCTACAGGCGACAGGTATGGCAACACTAGCTACTGGGGGTGCTGTGGGAACTGCTGTAGGAGTACACGAGTCTTCCTCCACCATTCCTCCGGGGACAATTGACGAAAGAACACTCTCGTCGTATATCGACGATCCAGCGGTCTTTGAAGAGAATCATGCATCGCCACACGTTACGACGACCGTACCATTTGAGTCGGTTGATCAGGCCATAGACGCGGATTCCCCTTATGAACGCTTAGAGACTCGATTCGGTCAGTCGCCATATTTTCAATTGCTTGATGGAGACTGGCGATTCAAACGGTATGAGAACCATGCGGCGGTTCCAGATTCTCACGACGCTATTGACTGGGATGAAATTGCTGTCCCGAGCAGTTGGCAGACCCAAGGATTCGGCCAACGGCTGTACATCAACTCTGATTTGACTTGGAACCACTACGATCCCCCCTCCGATGCGAATCCCGTCGAGGAGGTTCCGCTAGAAAATAATCCAGTCGGTGTCTATCGGCGCTCGTTCGATGTACCCGCTGACTGGGACGGTCGCCAGACGTTTCTCCATTTTGCCGGCGTGAAGCAGGCGTACTTCGTTTGGATCGATGGTCAATACGTCGGCTATCACCAAGGATCGATGACGCCCGGCGAATTCGACGTTACTGAGTACGTCACGCCCGGTGGAACACACACCGTTACCCTGCAAGTGTATCGTTTCTCGGACGGCGAGGCTATCGAAACCCAGGACATGTTCCGTTACTCAGGGATCTTCCGAAGCGTCTCTCTGTACTCGACGCCGGCGGTTCATGTGCGCGATTTCTTTGTCCGGACTGATCTCGACGACGACTACGAGGATGCAACGCTGCGAGTCGACGCCGAACTTACTAATAACGGTGAGGAAATCTGTGAGTACGAACTTCGAGGGCATCTCTATGCGCCTGATTCGGACCAGCCCCGACGCGGTCCACCTAAGGAAACGCCCGGACGCGGACCACCGGACGACAGATCGGGCCACAATCGGTCTAATGACTTCCCAGGTCGTGGGCCACCTGCAGGTGACGCGGGTAGAAGCCCTTCCAAAGCCTCCGGTCACAGTTCGCCGAAAAACGGATCAGTCGGTCGAGAGGTCGCAACGCTGTCTGGATTAGCCACGGTCGACGCTGAGGGTGCCCACGTCTCGCTCGAAACCGAGGTGAGCGACCCTGAAAAGTGGTCTGCAGAGGATCCGACGCTGTATACACTGGTTTTGGAACTCGTTCCGCTCGACAAGCCTGACAGCAAGGACGATCCCTGTGAAGTACTACTTGAGAAGGTCGGATTTCGAGCATATGAGAGCGAGCGCGGCGAGTTGAGTTCCACGTGGCACGTTAACGGCGAAGCGATGAACATCCGGGGAGTGAACCGCCATGAAACCGACCCCGATTACGGCCGGTACGTCCCAATCGAGACTCTCCGAACGGACTTTGAGGTCATGAAGCGGTTCAATGTCAATTCAGTACGGACCTCTCACTATCCGAATGATCCGACGTTTTACCGGCTGGCTGACGAGTACGGGATCTATGTGCAGGACGAGATCAACGTCGAGACTCACTGGTGGGAGCAGATGGCCGCCAACGTCGACGTATTTGATGAGCAGATGCTCACTCGGTGGCGCCGCATGGTCCAGCGCGACAAGAACCACGCCTCCGTGTTCGTCTACTCGACGGGTAACGAGGCCGGTACGGGTCCACCACACCTTGCGATGGCTGCCTATAATCTCGGCGAGGAGAACGCGGACAGGATCCCCGATACGTTCGAAGCTTACCACCTTTCAGGGGCCGACGACGCAGATCGCGTCGGCGAGGAGCTCGACCTCGAGCCCCGCGGAGTCGATACCACTCGACAGCTTTACCACCAGCCCAACGGCGGCGGTTGGACCATCGATTACAGCGATATGCTGGGGCCGCGCTATCCCATGCCCGATGGGATGGTAAGCGAGGGTGACGGCTCCGGACTCGGCGATGGCCTGCGACCTGTGATGATGGGTGAGTATAACCACGCGATGGGCAACAGTCTCGGGCTGATTCACGAGATGTGGTCCGAGTATATCCAGCCTCCAGTCCGCCAGGCACGCGACGGTGCGGGTGAAAACGATGGCGTCCTCATCGGCAATCCAGAGGTCACTGGCGACGGCCAGATCGTTTTCCAAGGCGACGATCACATCGAGGTTCTCGGCATCGAGGGAATCGCATCTTCCGAATCGGGATTCACTGTCGAAATCGTCGTCCGGGAGATCACTGATGGGACTCCGCTCGTTGTTGCCGATGGCTACGCGCTGGCGGTCTCCGATGATGGGATCGAGTTCTCAGTCGGCGATGCGTCAGTCTCGGCGTCGGCGCCGGACGGGGACGGCTGGCACACCCTTGTGGGCGTCTACACGGGTGACGAACTGCAGCTATACGTCAACGACGAACAGGTAGGTACCGAGGGTCATTCGGGCGAGGACCTCGAAGCCAGTAGTGACTTGTGGATCGCCGGCGATCCCAATACCGATAACGACACGGGCGTCACGCTCGATTCGGTGGCCCTCTACGACGTCGTCCCCGATGGAGATGAGTATTCTTCGCCAGGAGACGCGACGCTGTCATACGACTTCGCCGAGCTCGCGCGCGATAAGAGTCTGCAGGGTGGGTGGATTTGGGACTGGGTGAACCAAGACCTGAACGACGAGACTGAGGACGGCGAACCGTTTCAGTTCTACCACCTCGAAGGGCCCGATGGAGCGTTCTGCCTCAACGGCACCCTCTGGTCGGATCGCACCCCCCAGCCCGAGATGTGGGAACTCAAGAAGAGCCACCAGCCTGTCGGCTTCGCTGCGCGCGCGGTCGAGAACGGCGAGATTTATATCACAAATTACTTCGGGTTCACCGACCTCGACGAGTTGGACGTGACATGGGAGCTCACCGCTGACGACGAAACTGTCGAGTCGGGCGAGCTCGATCTTGACGTCCCGCCAGGCGAGACCTGCTCCGTCACCGTCCCCTTCGAGGAACCCGACCTCGAGGCAGGCGTCGAGTATTGGCTTGATGTCTCGGCTTGTCTCACCGAAGCGACCGACTACGCAGACGCCGGCCACGAAGTCGCCTTCGAGCAGGTTGCGGTACCGTTCGACGTCCCCGATCCGGAAACCGAGAGCATAGAGGACATGCCAGCGCTGTCGGTCTCGGAATCTGACGAGACAATCACGGTCGGCGGCGAGAGCTTTGAGTATGCTTTCGACACGGAGCTTGGGACGCTCGCCTCGATGGAGTACAATGGAACCGAGTTGCTCGATCGCGGCCCGCTGCTGAACGCCTGGCGAGCGCCGATCATGAACGAACTTCAGGATTGGGGCGGCGCACAGGCGCCCGATTGGTACGATGCCGGGCTCAACGATCTGAACTACGTTGTCGAGTCGATCGATGTCGATCAACCGGAGGACGCACTCGCTCGCGTCGCTGTCGAAGGCTTCGCAGAGGGAACCGCCGAAGACGAAGGGCTTGTTACACCTGATTCGTCTTCAACGGAGGCTGATGGCGTACTCCGAGGCAGTCCTGAGATCGTTGAGGGCGTTTCCGGCAGCGCAGTTGCGCTGGATGGAGAAGACGACTACATCGAGGTCGGTACGCCCGATGCCCTCGATTTCACCGAGCCGGGATTCACCCTTGAGGTCACCTTCCAAGGAATCGACGACGCTGAGCACGGTCCATTGGTCGCTAAGGGTGATTACCAATACGCGTTGAAGACCGCTGGCGGCGATGCCTTCGAGTTCTTCGTCTATGACGGTAACTGGGTCTCGATGCAGGCGCCGATCCCCGACGAGGCTCGTGAAGGGTGGCACACGCTCACGAGCGTCTGTGCTGACGACGAATTTCGGTTGTACCTCGACGGCGAACGGTTGGCCGCCGAGAGCCACTCGATCGGGAATATCGACTCAAGTGGCGCGCCGGTCCGAATCGGACAGAACGCTGATCAGGACCGCTACACCGAAACGACGATCGATTCGGTGGCCGTCTACGATACCGCACTCAATGATGAGGAACTCGCGACGGAATTCGACGAACCGCCGGAGAATGCGGTACTGTGGTACGACCTTGATGAATTCGAAGAGGCTGAGGACGAAGGCTACGGGCCTGGATTCGCGACGCGGTACACCTACACGGTCTTCGGGACTGGCGAGATCGTCCTTAATGTCGAATCCGATCCTAATGACCGACTCCAGAGTGCGATCAGCGGCTGGTTACCCAAGGTAGGCGTCCAGCTTGAACTGCCCGAATCGTTCGGCGAGTTCGAGTGGTACGGCCGTGGCCCCCAGGAGACGATGCCTGACCGCAAGTGGGGCGTACGCGTCGGTCGGTACTCGGGGTCGGTCGCTGACCAGTATGTCCCTTATCTCCCACCGCAGGACAACGGAAATAAGGCTGAGACCCGCTGGGCTGCCGTTTCGAACGACGACGGCGTTGGTATCGCGGCAAGTGCACATCCTGAGATGCATGTCAGTCTCGAGCAGTACGCAAATCTAGATGAGGCGAACCACCAGTACGAACTCGAAGAGCGCGGCTCTATCGGATTCAACCTCGATCATGCAGTGACTGGTGTCGGTGGAACACCGACTACTCCATTGCCTGAGTACCAGGTTCAGCCCGAAACGATGGCTTTCACAGTCTCGCTTCGGCCGTTCGCTAACGAAGATCCGATGGAACTAGCAAAGCGGCGCCTTCCGAAACCCAACCGAGAGTAG
- a CDS encoding RNA-guided endonuclease InsQ/TnpB family protein: MYYAYKYRLKPSDAQHEELDRHRDICRQLYNHTLYRLNEYQDEHGELPSMTTLRSELPDLKTWWDGLSDVYSKVLQTVVERLFDNLKGLSKLKKNGYGVGQLKWKPPREFRSFTYSQSGFKLDKKGGQTVLSLSKLADISIRLHRDIPGDAKLKQVTLKKEPTGEWFATFGVQIDREPPEPPENPEKCVGIDVGILKYAYDTDGTAVRSLDLSNERERLEREQRKLSRKQHGSNNYEKQRRRVAECYADLRRKRRDFLHKLSAYYAREYDLVAVEDLNVKGMLESPSNSRNTASAAWRTFLSVLEYKCKREGTHCVAVNPRGTTKECASCGVSTEKSLWVREHSCPACGFEADRDANAAWNILSRGLEDIGVGYSESTPVETALPVDTPVSAKRVVEAGSPTLKERTADAVSE; this comes from the coding sequence ATGTACTACGCCTACAAGTACCGTCTCAAGCCGTCCGACGCCCAACATGAGGAGTTGGACCGCCACCGAGATATTTGTAGGCAACTCTACAACCATACGCTTTACCGACTCAATGAGTACCAAGACGAACACGGCGAACTGCCGTCCATGACCACCCTGCGGTCGGAACTACCCGACCTCAAGACGTGGTGGGACGGCCTCTCCGACGTGTATTCGAAGGTTCTCCAAACAGTTGTGGAACGCCTGTTCGACAATCTCAAAGGACTCTCCAAACTCAAGAAGAATGGCTACGGCGTCGGCCAACTCAAGTGGAAGCCACCACGAGAATTCCGCAGTTTCACGTACAGTCAGTCTGGCTTCAAGCTCGACAAGAAGGGCGGTCAGACTGTGCTGTCGCTCTCGAAACTTGCGGACATATCGATTCGGCTCCACCGTGACATCCCTGGCGACGCAAAGCTCAAGCAAGTCACGCTCAAGAAGGAACCGACGGGCGAGTGGTTCGCCACCTTCGGCGTTCAAATCGACCGAGAACCGCCTGAGCCGCCTGAGAATCCCGAGAAGTGTGTCGGTATCGACGTGGGGATTCTCAAGTACGCCTACGACACCGACGGCACGGCGGTCAGGTCGCTTGACCTCTCGAACGAACGTGAACGCTTGGAGCGCGAGCAACGGAAGCTCTCGCGGAAGCAACACGGGTCGAACAACTACGAGAAGCAACGTCGGCGAGTTGCGGAGTGTTATGCCGACCTCCGTCGGAAGCGCCGCGACTTCTTGCACAAACTCTCGGCGTACTACGCACGGGAGTACGACCTCGTGGCGGTCGAAGACTTGAATGTGAAGGGGATGCTTGAATCTCCGTCGAACAGTCGCAATACGGCGTCTGCGGCGTGGCGAACGTTCCTCTCGGTGCTCGAATACAAGTGCAAGCGAGAGGGGACGCACTGCGTGGCGGTCAACCCGAGAGGGACGACCAAAGAGTGCGCGTCCTGCGGCGTCTCAACGGAGAAATCGTTGTGGGTCCGTGAACACTCCTGTCCTGCCTGCGGGTTCGAGGCGGACAGGGACGCGAACGCGGCGTGGAACATTCTTTCTCGCGGCCTCGAAGATATAGGAGTGGGATACTCCGAATCAACGCCTGTGGAGACTGCGCTCCCTGTGGATACACCTGTATCTGCAAAGCGCGTCGTGGAAGCAGGAAGCCCTACCCTCAAGGAGCGAACGGCTGATGCCGTGAGCGAGTAG
- the tnpA gene encoding IS200/IS605-like element ISHje2 family transposase, translated as MEYDLDSGAHSTFSLHYHLILTTKYRCGVLTEERTQFIREVISGFTDNYGVELTNLDGKDDHVHILFRAKPTTDLVKFINTVKGATARRIRNEYADELKTDLWGDSFWNDSYCLISTGQVSLDVLHQYIENQRE; from the coding sequence ATGGAATACGACCTCGACTCGGGAGCGCACTCGACGTTTTCCCTGCACTACCACCTGATACTCACCACAAAGTATCGGTGCGGAGTGCTAACCGAGGAGCGAACCCAATTCATTCGCGAGGTCATCAGCGGGTTCACTGACAACTACGGTGTCGAACTGACGAACCTCGACGGAAAGGACGACCACGTTCACATCCTGTTCCGAGCAAAACCAACCACAGACCTCGTGAAGTTCATCAACACAGTCAAGGGCGCAACCGCCCGCCGTATCCGCAACGAGTACGCGGACGAACTGAAGACCGACCTGTGGGGCGACTCGTTCTGGAACGACTCGTACTGCCTCATCTCGACGGGGCAGGTGTCGCTGGATGTGCTGCACCAGTACATCGAGAACCAACGCGAGTAG
- a CDS encoding DUF7344 domain-containing protein, protein MTSSSPPSDSAVLSSLSLDTILELLANKRRRFALYSLLTADSPSVEFKTLIEDVATLEAELTEDALTRERYQDVAADLYQWHLPVLDDVGVIDCDPRHALIRVFEDSCLRKWFCEWMGSDADSSSEGSIV, encoded by the coding sequence ATGACTTCGTCTTCGCCACCCTCGGATTCTGCGGTACTCTCGTCGCTGTCACTGGATACAATCTTAGAACTCTTAGCTAACAAACGGAGGCGATTTGCGCTCTACTCACTCCTCACTGCCGATAGTCCATCCGTCGAATTCAAGACATTGATTGAGGACGTCGCGACGCTTGAAGCAGAGCTCACAGAGGACGCGCTCACTCGCGAACGGTATCAGGACGTTGCAGCGGATCTCTACCAGTGGCATCTCCCAGTGCTTGACGACGTGGGGGTCATCGACTGTGACCCTCGGCATGCTCTCATACGCGTGTTTGAGGATTCGTGTCTTCGTAAATGGTTTTGCGAATGGATGGGATCAGATGCGGACAGCTCAAGCGAGGGATCCATTGTTTAA
- a CDS encoding TRAM domain-containing protein: MWTEQHRDPEPEPPVTEGEHRTVDITDIGDQDDGIARVERGYVVIVSNTELNERVKIEIIDVTPTVVFGDVIEREECYQ, translated from the coding sequence TTGTGGACTGAACAGCACAGGGACCCCGAGCCCGAGCCTCCTGTCACCGAAGGTGAGCACCGGACAGTCGATATTACCGATATTGGTGATCAGGACGATGGTATCGCGCGTGTCGAACGCGGATACGTTGTGATCGTTTCAAACACAGAGTTGAATGAACGCGTTAAGATCGAAATCATTGACGTGACACCAACCGTCGTCTTTGGCGACGTTATTGAGCGAGAGGAGTGCTATCAGTAG
- a CDS encoding ADP-ribosylglycohydrolase family protein: MTYDIQNTVYGCLIGGAIGDALGAPIEGWTRKQITEEYGTFEEFKQYYMPYSNTEPGTITSDTAMRHYLCLTIVENNGRVSPFEFADILREHLNPDRVWITQEIILKKLSTGDDPWSTGQGTIPDNKAASAITPIGIVNAGNPRQAYQDGFNIASMLQDGYHRHMTATVAAGIAEAVMPNATIESVIATMVEHSTGLATRAIDIAMGFAEDAESVEALIDMLYEQFIDWRWPAVQWDREKYHNGEIFSASTLETVPVAVAILSLCNDDVNQSIIEGINYGRDSDAVGTIVGSLAGALHGADEIRKEWKVKCEDRNQDFFEEVEGDPTADFRSMTNRLIDSLEYEQEKTTDRHDTLSRLLDNGGS, from the coding sequence ATGACATATGATATTCAAAACACGGTGTATGGCTGTCTCATCGGCGGTGCGATCGGTGATGCACTTGGAGCACCGATCGAAGGATGGACTCGAAAACAAATCACCGAGGAGTACGGGACGTTCGAAGAGTTCAAACAGTACTACATGCCGTACTCGAACACTGAACCCGGAACAATCACGAGCGATACAGCGATGCGGCATTATCTCTGCTTGACAATTGTAGAAAATAATGGCCGGGTGAGTCCATTCGAGTTTGCTGATATTCTCCGTGAACACCTCAATCCCGATAGAGTGTGGATCACCCAAGAGATCATCCTGAAAAAGTTGAGCACTGGAGATGATCCGTGGTCGACGGGACAGGGTACTATTCCGGATAACAAGGCTGCCTCGGCGATCACACCCATTGGAATTGTTAACGCAGGAAACCCTCGGCAGGCCTATCAAGACGGCTTCAATATCGCCTCAATGCTCCAAGACGGCTATCATCGGCACATGACCGCGACAGTGGCTGCCGGCATCGCAGAGGCTGTTATGCCGAACGCCACTATTGAGTCGGTTATCGCCACAATGGTAGAACACTCAACGGGACTTGCAACACGTGCTATAGATATCGCAATGGGATTCGCCGAAGACGCGGAGTCAGTTGAGGCGCTTATTGACATGCTCTACGAGCAATTTATCGATTGGCGTTGGCCAGCAGTTCAGTGGGATCGCGAAAAATATCACAACGGAGAGATATTTAGTGCCAGCACTCTCGAGACAGTACCGGTTGCTGTCGCAATACTTTCTCTTTGCAACGACGATGTCAATCAATCAATTATAGAGGGAATCAACTATGGGCGTGACAGCGATGCAGTCGGTACGATCGTAGGGAGTCTTGCTGGAGCCCTTCACGGTGCTGACGAAATTCGCAAAGAGTGGAAAGTGAAGTGTGAAGATCGGAACCAAGACTTCTTCGAAGAAGTCGAGGGAGACCCAACTGCGGACTTTCGTTCAATGACGAATCGACTCATCGATTCCCTAGAGTACGAGCAAGAGAAGACCACCGACCGGCATGATACGTTGAGCCGACTCCTGGATAACGGCGGTTCTTGA
- a CDS encoding IclR family transcriptional regulator translates to MVMDKRVCAMESNATDGKTIQSIETAFAIIEHIAETDRPSVSEIAAEVGCSRSTAHYHLKTLQQNRYVIRDTEGLRLGLRVARLGDLALRESDLHGIIEKNADDLAAETDAIAHVAVKEGEKMVWVYRSSDGKITDLQTEVGRETYVHCTAYGQAILAYMPEERVNALIERFGLPAITDQTITEADDLEEQLEVIREIGFAYSVGGFHREMSSIAAPIFDTTGTVVGTIGITNASKHINNPYKHAKARRFSDELPSHVQKAARIASDNLADL, encoded by the coding sequence ATGGTGATGGATAAGAGAGTGTGTGCCATGGAATCGAACGCCACAGACGGGAAAACGATCCAATCGATTGAAACTGCGTTCGCCATTATAGAACATATTGCGGAAACAGACCGGCCAAGTGTCTCTGAGATTGCAGCTGAAGTAGGTTGTTCTCGAAGTACCGCCCACTATCATCTAAAAACCCTCCAGCAGAATCGGTACGTAATTCGTGATACCGAAGGGCTCCGTCTTGGGCTTCGAGTAGCACGCCTCGGAGACCTTGCATTACGAGAAAGCGATCTGCATGGGATCATTGAGAAGAATGCAGACGACCTCGCAGCCGAGACTGATGCGATTGCGCACGTGGCCGTTAAAGAGGGTGAGAAGATGGTGTGGGTATATCGATCCTCAGACGGAAAGATCACCGATCTCCAGACAGAGGTCGGAAGAGAGACCTACGTGCACTGTACGGCATACGGGCAAGCCATCCTGGCATATATGCCAGAAGAACGAGTGAATGCCTTGATTGAGAGGTTCGGATTGCCTGCGATAACGGACCAGACGATCACAGAAGCGGACGATCTTGAGGAGCAGTTAGAAGTTATCCGTGAAATCGGCTTTGCCTACAGTGTAGGGGGGTTTCACCGGGAGATGAGTAGTATTGCAGCACCGATCTTTGACACGACGGGAACGGTCGTTGGCACAATCGGTATTACCAATGCAAGTAAGCATATTAACAACCCATACAAGCATGCGAAAGCGCGCCGATTCTCCGATGAGTTACCCAGCCATGTCCAGAAGGCAGCCCGAATAGCGAGCGATAACCTCGCAGATTTGTAG